Proteins encoded within one genomic window of Brassica rapa cultivar Chiifu-401-42 chromosome A09, CAAS_Brap_v3.01, whole genome shotgun sequence:
- the LOC103840143 gene encoding probable inactive heme oxygenase 2, chloroplastic has protein sequence MASLMRQTPGTPYSPPKLVLSLLHHHPLTSIISFPTQRNNPTNLTLSLCRCSSPMTVPSSPKKKRTKYRKQYPGESVGITEEMRFVAMRLRNANGKKVDPANDKEQEGEDGDELEGETWSPSKEGFLNFLVDSKLVFDTIERIVDESEDVSYAYFRRTGLERCESLEKDLEWFRTTQGLAIPEPSQVGVSYAKYLEEEAKENAALFLSHFYSIYFSHIAGGQVIIKRVSEKLLEGKELEFVRWEGDAQDLLKGVREKLNVLGEHWTRDEKNKCLKETAKAFKYMGQIVRLIVL, from the exons ATGGCTTCTCTCATGAGGCAAACGCCTGGGACGCCTTATTCACCTCCCAAGCTCGTTCtatctcttcttcatcaccatCCTCTCACCTCGATAATATCTTTCCCGACTCAGAGAAATAACCCAACCAATCTTACTCTCAGTCTCTGTCGTTGCTCGTCACCCATGACCGTGCCGAGCAGCccaaagaagaagagaacaaaGTACAGGAAACAGTACCCAGGAGAGAGCGTTGGGATAACCGAGGAAATGAGATTCGTCGCCATGAGATTACGCAACGCTAATGGAAAGAAAGTGGACCCCGCAAACGACAAGGAACAAGAAGGAGAAGATGGTGATGAATTGGAGGGAGAGACTTGGAGTCCGAGCAAGGAAGGCTTTCTTAACTTCTTGGTGGATAGCAAGCTTGTCTTCGACACTATCGAAAGAATTGTAGACGAATCTGAGGATGTGTCCT ATGCTTACTTTAGGAGAACTGGGTTAGAGAGATGTGAAAGTCTTGAGAAAGATCTAGAATGGTTTAGAACAACACAAGGTTTGGCAATACCGGAACCAAGCCAGGTAGGAGTATCGTACGCAAAGTACTTGGAAGAAGAGGCAAAAGAGAATGCAGCTTTGTTTCTTTCTCATTTTTACAGTATCTACTTCTCACACATCGCTGGTGGTCAAGTTATAATAAAACGG GTGTCGGAGAAGCTTCTAGAAGGGAAAGAGCTGGAGTTTGTTAGGTGGGAAGGGGATGCGCAAGACTTGCTTAAAGGCGTCCGTGAGAAGCTCAACGTGCTCGGGGAG CATTGGACTCGGGACGAGAAAAACAAATGCTTGAAGGAAACTGCAAAGGCATTTAAGTATATGGGGCAGATAGTTCGCTTGATCGTCttgtaa
- the LOC103840144 gene encoding probable BOI-related E3 ubiquitin-protein ligase 2, producing MKVIIREKEEEKRSNINELERAIRLHNQLEARDAQLRAEAQACQARASAQEAAATSLQAQLQQAVGMRGGVWAQDSIVEEEGLLCAVGNRGLEDAESAYVDPERMRQPRCKGCRTREATVVMLPCRHLSICPECDRTALACPLCLTLRNSSVEAILCQMGPIKSPLVCQF from the exons ATGAAG GTTATAATCAGAGAAAAGGAGGAAGAGAAACGATCCAACATCAATGAGCTGGAGAGAGCCATCCGACTTCACAATCAGCTGGAGGCGCGTGACGCGCAGCTTAGAGCGGAAGCTCAGGCTTGCCAAGCGAGAGCCAGTGCCCAGGAAGCCGCAGCCACTTCGCTGCAGGCTCAGCTACAGCAGGCCGTTGGCATGCGTGGCGGTGTGTGGGCGCAAGATAGTATAGTGGAGGAGGAAGGGCTATTGTGCGCAGTAGGTAACAGAGGATTAGAGGACGCGGAATCGGCCTACGTGGATCCGGAGAGAATGAGGCAGCCGAGATGCAAAGGTTGCCGGACAAGGGAAGCGACGGTGGTGATGTTGCCGTGTCGGCATCTAAGTATCTGCCCGGAATGTGACCGGACAGCTCTAGCCTGCCCGTTGTGTCTCACGCTGCGGAATTCAAGCGTTGAAGCTATCCTTTGTCAAATGGGCCCAATTAAAAGCCCGTTAGTTTGTCAATtctaa
- the LOC103840324 gene encoding uncharacterized protein LOC103840324 — MFRLQRSLPLGEWRFIENFKVSASGGKYRPTPLPYKITFTSDTLIGKSVFEDDDPYLNLVSYEDIGGHGSDANVLIDIIGEVFNLGGIQIVQVHGKDRKRVHFHLRDTNGHDVRCCLWGKYAEQFEPFIEDNNVETLICLIRFAKISFYQGDIQITNAFDASLVILNPTMKEAIEFREKLLQVNLPLAIMGTKSDNQVIKRQKTDWDDVQFRSIAEILVAIEVQSCKIICSIESVDTDWGWFYFGYCVCNKRVTRIRRNELAQNEKPLWYCDKCRSNVTKVEPKYKLHLNVKDDSGSCKLMMLDTIGSTIVGCEAVQIWDGSYDEASIFYKRITIHLYKFL, encoded by the exons ATGTTTCGTCTTCAACGAAGTCTCCCGCTTGGTGAATGGAGATTCATTGAAAACTTCAAGGTTTCAGCTTCTGGTGGTAAATATCGCCCAACACCGCTACCTTACAAAATAACTTTCACGAGTGACACACTGATAGGGAAGTCAGTGTTTGAGGACGATGATCCTTATCTTAATCTTGTGAGTTATGAAGATATTGGTGGACACGGTTCAGATGCAAATGTCCTCATCG ATATCATTGGTGAAGTTTTCAATCTTGGCGGAATACAAATCGTGCAAGTTCATGGGAAAGACCGAAAGAGAGTTCACTTTCATTTACGTGACACCAA TGGTCATGATGTGAGGTGTTGCTTGTGGGGGAAATATGCAGAACAATTTGAACCCTTTATTGAAGATAACAATGTTGAAACCCTAATCTGCTTGATTAGGTTTGCTAAAATCAGCTTCTATCAAG GTGATATACAAATCACAAATGCATTTGATGCTTCACTTGTAATCCTCAACCCAACCATGAAAGAAGCCATCGAGTTTAGAGAAAA ACTGTTGCAAGTGAATCTTCCTCTTGCTATTATGGGTACAAAGAGTGACAATCAAGTGATTAAGCGCCAAAAAACAGATTGGGACGATGTTCAATTCAGATCAATTGCTGAGATATTGGTGGCAATTGAG GTTCAGAGTTGCAAAATAATATGCTCAATTGAATCTGTCGATACAGATTGGGGTTGGTTCTACTTTGGATATTGTGTCTGCAATAAACGTGTCACTAGGATTCGTAGGAATGAGTTGGCTCAAAACGAGAAACCATTATGGTATTGCGATAAATGTCGCTCAAATGTCACAAAGGTTGAACCGAA GTACAAGCTGCATTTGAATGTGAAAGATGACAGTGGTTCATGCAAATTGATGATGCTTGACACTATAGGCAGTACTATTGTTGGTTGTGAGGCTGTTCAAATTTGGGATGGTTCATACGATGAGGCAAGTATCTTTTACAAACGCATAACAATTCAtttgtataaatttttatag